One region of Quercus lobata isolate SW786 chromosome 2, ValleyOak3.0 Primary Assembly, whole genome shotgun sequence genomic DNA includes:
- the LOC115971643 gene encoding uncharacterized protein LOC115971643 gives MVLQGDSDIILKGLRSNKKKMVDNSNRRPWSELPDALLYMITKLLGTIDYLMFGCVCRAWRLYAVANRQEFMASQPPLVMFMPNRSKRACYFYNIFDGRKYKAKLPNLVGKICYRISYGYLVVEDQIDAVNSQIWLINPFTRHELRVLSPPLEHNRVILASLETPLSKFVIIAFRRYDSYLQFCRSTYADWSHCDCNDHWIFVDLTVYKRKLYAITTGAGIGVVNLNSCPYVTPLEVKSIPNLKGGLWLRGTDEQLLLINAIGNNHEVYELNFLKMEWVKMQNLGDQALFLDYYEGGLGFSNKTRWKDSERPSNGRYYFDPDNTDIWFHFMDGRRHQSFPFMGRKCMPNTLRFKPSWYFPHESCNVDLSLKSQD, from the coding sequence ATGGTATTGCAAGGGGACAGTGACATAATTCTTAAGGGGCTTAGAAGTAACAAGAAAAAGATGGTTGACAATAGTAATCGGAGGCCATGGTCGGAGCTCCCTGACGCTTTGCTTTACATGATCACCAAGCTGCTAGGTACTATAGACTATCTCATGTTTGGCTGTGTCTGCAGAGCATGGAGGTTGTATGCTGTGGCAAACAGGCAAGAGTTTATGGCATCCCAACCTCCACTTGTTATGTTTATGCCAAATCGTTCTAAGAGAGCTTGTTACTTCTATAACATCTTTGATGGAAGGAAGTATAAGGCAAAACTCCCCAACCTTGTTGGCAAAATCTGTTATAGGATCTCATATGGGTACTTGGTAGTAGAAGACCAGATAGATGCGGTAAATTCTCAAATTTGGCTTATAAATCCTTTTACAAGACATGAACTCCGTGTCCTTAGCCCTCCCCTAGAGCATAATCGTGTCATCCTTGCTTCTTTAGAGACACCTTTGTCAAAGTTTGTAATCATAGCTTTTCGCAGATATGACTCATATCTACAGTTTTGTAGATCCACATATGCCGATTGGTCTCATTGTGATTGCAATGATCACTGGATATTTGTTGATTTAACCGTGTACAAGCGAAAATTGTATGCAATAACAACTGGTGCTGGAATAGGAGTGGTAAATCTAAACTCTTGTCCTTATGTGACCCCATTGGAAGTAAAATCCATTCCAAATTTGAAAGGTGGACTCTGGTTACGGGGTACTGATGAGCAGCTCCTGTTGATTAATGCAATTGGAAATAATCATGAAGTTTAtgagctaaattttttgaagatgGAATGGGTGAAAATGCAAAACTTGGGAGATCAAGCATTGTTTCTGGATTATTATGAGGGCGGCTTAGGATTTAGCAACAAAACCAGATGGAAAGATAGTGAAAGACCTTCTAATGGCAGATACTATTTTGATCCTGATAACACAGACATATGGTTCCACTTCATGGATGGTAGGCGCCACCAGTCTTTCCCTTTCATGGGAAGAAAATGTATGCCAAATACTTTACGATTTAAACCATCTTGGTATTTTCCACACGAGTCTTGCAATGTGGATCTCTCTCTCAAGAGTCAAGACTAG